One region of Cydia pomonella isolate Wapato2018A chromosome 9, ilCydPomo1, whole genome shotgun sequence genomic DNA includes:
- the LOC133521499 gene encoding uncharacterized protein LOC133521499: MYKEFAVLVLAVASARGHLAWPGGDYQAVQGLYIKPSGDGTTGDLYVAATEDNGVSSQWLTDQPVNFLAAGSHPQPTALPLFSTLSSNALPLEESTSTQKRAAITGPAAKYAYGLPAESGFSSYGYAGIQSPKSEAVPATATKPEASTIASGSAVPQYPYNYLYPHMVQAAYSSALKVLKDAGVGSEDASNNNAIAPYPTSYWPASYYPMQYIMMDPTAWAKKQAAALTTTTAATPVDSDEENTKPE; the protein is encoded by the coding sequence atgtataaggaATTTGCGGTTCTCGTACTGGCTGTCGCCTCTGCCAGGGGACATCTAGCATGGCCTGGAGGTGATTATCAGGCAGTGCAGGGGCTCTACATCAAGCCCTCCGGCGATGGCACTACAGGAGACCTCTACGTAGCTGCCACGGAAGACAACGGAGTCAGCTCTCAGTGGTTAACCGACCAGCCAGTCAACTTCTTGGCAGCCGGATCACATCCTCAGCCTACCGCTCTTCCTTTATTTTCAACCCTATCAAGTAACGCTCTACCACTTGAGGAATCGACTAGTACTCAAAAACGTGCCGCAATCACAGGCCCGGCTGCAAAATATGCCTACGGTCTTCCTGCTGAATCTGGTTTTTCATCATATGGCTATGCTGGTATTCAGTCTCCCAAGTCTGAAGCAGTTCCGGCGACTGCTACCAAGCCAGAGGCTTCAACGATTGCCTCGGGTTCTGCTGTGCCTCAATATCCATACAATTACTTGTACCCCCATATGGTGCAGGCCGCCTACTCTAGCGCTTTGAAGGTTTTAAAAGATGCTGGTGTAGGTAGTGAGGATGCGTCTAACAACAATGCGATTGCTCCGTACCCGACATCCTATTGGCCTGCTTCCTATTACCCCATGCAGTACATAATGATGGACCCAACTGCTTGGGCTAAAAAGCAAGCCGCCGCTTTAACAACCACAACAGCTGCAACTCCAGTAGACTCTGATGAAGAAAATACAAAGCCTGAATGA